A genomic segment from Roseibium algicola encodes:
- a CDS encoding EscU/YscU/HrcU family type III secretion system export apparatus switch protein, whose amino-acid sequence MSEKDKSGKKLAVALQYENEGAPVVTAKGAGSMAEQIERLAREAGVPIEQNPMMAEALSQIEVDQEIPIELYQAVAVLIGFIMRTGQAKHPPQE is encoded by the coding sequence ATGAGTGAAAAGGACAAATCCGGGAAGAAGCTTGCGGTCGCACTGCAATATGAGAACGAGGGCGCTCCCGTTGTTACCGCCAAAGGCGCGGGCTCCATGGCTGAACAGATCGAACGTCTTGCGCGGGAAGCTGGCGTGCCGATTGAACAGAACCCGATGATGGCTGAGGCCCTGTCGCAGATTGAGGTCGACCAGGAAATTCCGATCGAGCTTTATCAGGCGGTCGCCGTGCTGATCGGCTTCATCATGCGGACTGGCCAGGCCAAGCACCCGCCGCAGGAATGA
- a CDS encoding DUF6455 family protein — protein sequence MDRLNERAELMGRMLDTIGAMNHVPTGVHTGAALRSAAYRCINCSETEACRAWLERHPDGADEALPNCPNAPLFNSWIDS from the coding sequence ATGGATCGCCTCAACGAACGCGCGGAACTGATGGGCAGGATGCTGGACACAATCGGCGCGATGAACCACGTCCCGACCGGTGTGCACACGGGTGCGGCGTTAAGGTCTGCCGCCTATCGATGCATCAACTGCAGCGAAACCGAAGCCTGTCGTGCCTGGCTTGAACGCCATCCCGATGGCGCGGATGAAGCCCTGCCGAACTGTCCCAACGCTCCCCTGTTCAACAGCTGGATCGACAGCTGA
- the soxR gene encoding redox-sensitive transcriptional activator SoxR has product MKGTDLLTIGDLSERTGLSVSAIRFYEEKGLVHPSRNAGGQRRFLRADIRRLSFVLVAQEFGFSIAEIAAQLQRLPEGRAPTKADWTRISRDFRSHLDRKIERMTALRNKLDGCIGCGCLSMKTCQLYNAGDAAASKGRGPRFLLGDRPDFARD; this is encoded by the coding sequence ATGAAAGGCACCGATCTTCTAACCATCGGGGATCTGTCCGAGCGGACGGGACTGTCCGTTTCGGCGATCCGGTTTTACGAAGAGAAGGGACTGGTGCACCCAAGCCGGAACGCTGGCGGCCAGCGGCGATTCTTAAGGGCCGACATCAGGCGCCTGTCCTTTGTACTGGTCGCACAGGAATTCGGGTTCTCGATTGCGGAGATCGCGGCGCAGCTCCAAAGGTTGCCGGAGGGGCGGGCACCGACCAAGGCGGACTGGACAAGGATCAGCAGAGATTTCCGATCTCACCTTGATCGGAAAATCGAACGGATGACCGCCTTGCGCAACAAGCTTGATGGCTGCATCGGCTGCGGATGCCTGTCTATGAAAACTTGCCAGCTCTACAACGCAGGAGACGCAGCGGCCAGCAAGGGACGTGGCCCCCGCTTTCTCCTTGGCGATCGTCCGGATTTCGCCAGGGACTGA
- a CDS encoding amino acid ABC transporter permease produces the protein MKDAFVAILGKPFGIVLFQLLEATQYTIYLSLIAFIGGGLIGACVTASRVSPVKILRKIFTAYTWLFQSVPLLMLLFLLGLGIPHLFEIQIDPWRAAGIALTLYTSAYLAEVWRGALTAIPAGQHEGGKALGMTFAQIMFLIILPQAFRLAIAPTVGFMVQIIKGTSLAYIIGFHDLMTVGKRWANAPVPGTQPFVIYPLMAMIYFSLCFPLSVWSRRLEKRLGSTSSKGGAAAAA, from the coding sequence ATGAAAGACGCCTTCGTGGCCATCCTTGGCAAACCATTCGGCATCGTCCTGTTCCAGCTTCTGGAAGCCACCCAATACACGATCTATCTGTCTCTGATCGCTTTCATCGGTGGGGGCTTGATCGGCGCATGCGTAACCGCTTCGCGGGTCTCACCGGTCAAGATATTGCGGAAGATCTTCACCGCCTACACCTGGCTGTTCCAGTCAGTGCCCTTGCTGATGCTGCTGTTTCTGCTCGGGCTGGGTATTCCGCATCTTTTCGAAATCCAGATTGACCCGTGGCGAGCGGCCGGCATTGCCCTGACGCTTTATACCAGTGCCTATCTGGCCGAAGTCTGGCGCGGGGCACTGACGGCCATACCGGCAGGCCAGCATGAAGGCGGCAAGGCGCTGGGCATGACCTTCGCCCAGATCATGTTCCTGATCATTCTGCCACAGGCGTTTCGCCTGGCCATTGCGCCCACGGTCGGCTTCATGGTGCAGATCATCAAGGGCACGTCGCTTGCCTATATCATCGGCTTTCACGACCTGATGACGGTCGGCAAGCGCTGGGCGAACGCGCCCGTGCCGGGCACCCAACCCTTTGTCATCTATCCGCTGATGGCGATGATCTATTTTTCTCTTTGTTTTCCGTTGTCTGTGTGGTCGCGGCGCCTTGAAAAGCGCCTCGGATCCACATCGTCCAAGGGCGGGGCTGCCGCCGCCGCCTGA
- the fliK gene encoding flagellar hook-length control protein FliK, which produces MSAQNSGNVSLPDPVVKAMQQILGLRLSSAQAPTAQDLQQAVRLSGQFREAQLSLPSGAQPQGQVALPDLKSALLSFKALLQQLGARSEITHPAGQPPAPSRHGAPQGQAQQTSSGFWAGAASQNLQALLKETDSALARLRLTQLSNTKLSRDDGPRAASRPMDLVVELPLAFGNETAVMQMQVGRDGAGNQEDDEGEPAWRLRFALDLTATGPLEAAISLRGGGTYASLWVDRKETFDSLNAVRETMEAAFADAGLDLQELRLIRGLPPRTAAKYGALIDRQS; this is translated from the coding sequence ATGTCCGCGCAGAACAGCGGGAACGTTTCTTTGCCGGATCCCGTGGTCAAGGCAATGCAGCAGATTCTTGGTCTACGCTTGTCGTCGGCCCAGGCACCGACCGCGCAGGATCTGCAACAGGCTGTAAGATTGTCCGGACAGTTTCGCGAAGCACAATTGTCCCTGCCTTCCGGAGCGCAGCCGCAGGGTCAAGTCGCGCTGCCGGATTTGAAATCCGCCCTTTTGTCGTTCAAGGCACTGCTTCAGCAGTTGGGTGCCCGCTCTGAAATCACCCACCCCGCAGGACAGCCTCCGGCGCCATCCCGGCATGGTGCACCACAAGGCCAGGCGCAACAGACCAGCAGCGGGTTCTGGGCAGGAGCTGCTTCGCAAAATCTGCAGGCACTTCTGAAGGAAACGGATTCGGCCCTGGCGCGCCTGCGGCTGACGCAGCTCAGCAATACGAAACTGTCCAGGGACGATGGACCGCGCGCAGCGTCCCGTCCGATGGATCTTGTGGTTGAGCTGCCGCTCGCGTTTGGCAATGAAACGGCCGTGATGCAAATGCAGGTCGGCCGCGATGGGGCCGGAAACCAGGAAGATGATGAGGGGGAACCCGCCTGGCGGCTGCGGTTTGCACTCGATCTGACCGCGACAGGACCGCTGGAAGCTGCCATCAGTCTGCGCGGCGGCGGTACCTATGCCAGCTTGTGGGTGGATCGCAAGGAAACCTTCGACAGCCTGAACGCTGTTCGCGAAACCATGGAAGCCGCTTTTGCCGATGCGGGGCTGGATCTTCAGGAACTGCGGCTGATCCGGGGGCTCCCACCCAGAACAGCGGCCAAATACGGCGCATTGATCGACAGGCAATCGTGA
- the gatB gene encoding Asp-tRNA(Asn)/Glu-tRNA(Gln) amidotransferase subunit GatB, translated as MTIVDVRTPDPKKFIKGATGDWEIVIGMEVHAQVTSEAKLFSGASTEFGKDPNDNVSLVDAAMPGMLPVINEECVRQAIRTGLGLKAEINLKSVFDRKNYFYPDLPQGYQISQFKQPIVGEGKILLDMPDEQVEIGVERLHLEQDAGKSLHDQHPTMSFVDLNRSGVALMEIVSKPDLRSSDEAKAYLTKLRTILRYLGTCDGNMDQGSMRADVNVSVRRPGGEFGTRCEIKNVNSIRFVGQAIEYEARRQVALLEDGGSVDQETRLFDAVKGETRSMRSKEEAHDYRYFPDPDLLPLEFTQAFVDELAQHLPELPDDKKNRFMGDYGLTAYDAEILIAEKASADFFEEVAKGRDAKLAANWVINELFGRLNKEGKDLSTSPVSAAQLGGIVDLIKDGVISGKIAKDLFEIVWTEGGDPAKIVEERGMKQVTDLGAIEAIVDEIIAANPDKVQQAIAKPGLLGWFVGQVMKQSQGKANPQAVSDMLKQKIGLE; from the coding sequence ATGACGATTGTCGACGTACGCACACCCGATCCGAAGAAATTCATCAAGGGCGCGACGGGCGATTGGGAAATCGTGATCGGTATGGAAGTCCATGCCCAGGTCACGTCCGAAGCCAAGCTCTTTTCCGGCGCCTCAACGGAATTCGGCAAGGACCCCAACGATAACGTCAGCCTCGTGGACGCGGCCATGCCGGGCATGCTGCCGGTGATCAACGAGGAATGCGTGCGTCAGGCGATCCGCACCGGCCTCGGTCTCAAGGCCGAGATCAATCTGAAGTCCGTGTTCGACCGCAAGAACTATTTCTATCCGGATTTGCCGCAGGGCTACCAGATCTCCCAGTTCAAGCAGCCGATTGTCGGAGAAGGCAAGATCCTTCTCGACATGCCGGACGAACAGGTCGAGATCGGTGTGGAGCGCCTGCACCTTGAGCAGGACGCCGGCAAGTCTCTGCACGACCAGCATCCGACCATGTCATTCGTTGACTTGAACCGTTCCGGCGTGGCGCTGATGGAAATCGTCTCCAAGCCGGACCTGCGGTCTTCCGACGAGGCAAAAGCCTATCTGACCAAGTTGCGCACTATCCTGCGCTATCTCGGCACCTGCGACGGCAACATGGACCAGGGGTCCATGCGCGCCGATGTCAACGTTTCCGTCCGCCGTCCGGGCGGTGAATTCGGTACGCGCTGCGAGATCAAGAACGTCAACTCGATCCGCTTTGTCGGCCAGGCCATTGAATATGAAGCACGTCGCCAGGTAGCACTTCTTGAAGACGGCGGCTCCGTCGATCAGGAAACCCGCCTGTTCGATGCTGTGAAGGGCGAAACACGGTCCATGCGGTCCAAGGAAGAAGCGCATGACTACCGCTATTTCCCGGATCCCGACCTGCTGCCGCTGGAGTTCACGCAGGCGTTCGTCGACGAACTGGCACAGCACCTGCCGGAACTGCCGGACGACAAGAAGAACCGCTTCATGGGCGACTATGGCCTCACCGCCTATGACGCCGAGATCCTGATTGCCGAAAAAGCTTCTGCCGATTTCTTCGAGGAAGTCGCCAAGGGCCGCGACGCCAAACTGGCTGCCAACTGGGTGATCAACGAGCTCTTCGGCCGCCTGAACAAGGAAGGCAAGGACCTTTCGACCAGCCCGGTTTCCGCGGCGCAGCTTGGCGGTATCGTCGATCTGATCAAGGACGGCGTCATCTCCGGCAAGATCGCCAAGGACCTGTTCGAGATCGTGTGGACCGAAGGTGGCGACCCGGCGAAGATCGTCGAAGAACGTGGCATGAAGCAGGTGACCGACCTTGGTGCGATTGAAGCCATCGTCGACGAAATCATTGCCGCAAACCCGGACAAGGTTCAGCAGGCAATCGCCAAGCCGGGTCTTCTCGGGTGGTTCGTCGGCCAGGTGATGAAACAGTCCCAGGGCAAGGCCAACCCGCAGGCCGTCAGCGACATGCTGAAGCAGAAGATCGGTCTGGAGTAA
- a CDS encoding YjhX family toxin, with amino-acid sequence MDISKAEQRVLHLLAQGGYILLEKDEDGRVIKHETVTREGWFWSGCSPQLFHKLKYKRLIASRNSGPYRITPLGLKRVRAQLDNR; translated from the coding sequence ATGGACATTTCCAAAGCCGAGCAGCGGGTCCTCCACCTGCTGGCTCAAGGCGGCTATATCCTTCTGGAAAAGGATGAGGATGGCCGTGTCATCAAACATGAAACCGTCACCCGTGAAGGCTGGTTCTGGAGCGGCTGCTCACCACAGCTTTTCCATAAGCTGAAATACAAACGGCTGATCGCCTCCAGGAACAGCGGCCCTTATCGGATCACGCCGCTGGGTCTGAAACGTGTAAGGGCTCAACTGGACAACAGGTGA
- a CDS encoding MFS transporter translates to MTRGSSKATALTIGLSALVLVATEFVVIGLAPAMSAQLDMTPSQSGWLVTWFAIGSALAAPFLSAYLSDTSPAKVLGWMMLPNSANLILIVLPNFELAAALRVAQGAALPVYISFASSHLSQVYGAGKGVAKVYIGVTLGVVLAPSCGTFFAERFGWQTPVAGLGLLSVVLLFANLRLHLPPFQAKTASALSLLRRPSFLCQLFLSVCVFSAMFAGYSYLTSLLANAGLEGDQMSIALLVFGAAGLAGNWVGGRTADHALAGAIVVPLLVSGGAMAFGLLATAPILLLTVVLIAWGMAHAAGFVLSQVRVMTAGPDHKSFAASMNIAAANVGIALGTFVGGWMLETGGVASMSATAALFALLCVATVMLLAALPKRFRSPAPEAADRI, encoded by the coding sequence ATGACAAGAGGTTCTTCCAAAGCCACAGCCCTGACAATCGGGCTGTCGGCACTGGTGCTGGTGGCGACGGAATTCGTCGTCATCGGCCTTGCGCCTGCAATGTCGGCGCAGCTGGACATGACACCCTCGCAATCCGGCTGGCTGGTGACGTGGTTTGCCATTGGCTCCGCCCTCGCCGCGCCGTTCCTTTCCGCGTATCTGTCTGATACATCTCCGGCGAAGGTGCTCGGCTGGATGATGCTGCCCAACTCCGCCAACCTGATATTGATCGTATTGCCGAATTTCGAGCTTGCCGCCGCTCTCCGGGTCGCTCAGGGAGCGGCATTGCCGGTCTACATCAGTTTCGCAAGCTCTCACCTCTCCCAGGTGTATGGCGCCGGCAAAGGCGTCGCGAAAGTTTACATCGGCGTTACGCTCGGTGTCGTCCTGGCGCCGTCTTGCGGAACATTCTTTGCAGAACGGTTTGGCTGGCAAACCCCTGTCGCAGGCCTTGGTTTGTTGTCAGTGGTCCTGCTGTTCGCCAATCTGAGGCTTCATTTGCCACCTTTCCAGGCAAAGACAGCCAGCGCACTTTCCCTGCTTCGCCGTCCATCGTTTCTCTGTCAGCTTTTCCTGTCTGTCTGCGTTTTCTCGGCAATGTTCGCTGGCTATTCGTATCTCACCAGCCTGTTGGCCAACGCCGGGCTTGAAGGAGATCAGATGTCCATCGCGCTGCTGGTTTTCGGTGCAGCCGGCCTCGCCGGGAACTGGGTCGGAGGAAGGACTGCCGACCATGCGTTGGCCGGCGCCATTGTCGTTCCATTGCTTGTTTCAGGCGGAGCCATGGCCTTCGGCCTTCTGGCGACTGCTCCCATCCTGCTTTTGACAGTCGTCCTGATTGCCTGGGGCATGGCCCACGCTGCCGGCTTCGTGCTGTCGCAGGTGCGCGTGATGACGGCAGGGCCTGATCACAAGAGTTTCGCGGCATCCATGAACATTGCAGCCGCCAATGTCGGCATTGCACTTGGTACCTTCGTGGGCGGATGGATGCTTGAAACGGGTGGCGTAGCCTCAATGAGCGCAACCGCAGCTCTGTTTGCATTACTATGTGTCGCAACGGTCATGTTGCTCGCAGCACTGCCCAAGCGGTTTCGCTCACCTGCCCCGGAGGCCGCAGACCGGATCTGA
- a CDS encoding TetR/AcrR family transcriptional regulator, whose product MATRGRPRKFDREEALERAMRVFWSKTYEGTSLSDLTSAMGINTPSLYAAFGSKQELFREALAHYVENYHNGIWTGLDEAPSIFDAVRFFLTRSAEAYCMTGQPPGCMVVLGAQHSCTEDQSVPAGLSKMRKNNLLQLQARIEQAKEEGELPGDFDTAAAATMLFSMQTGMSVLARDGVCEDALLAAADQCVEAFRAMANRPR is encoded by the coding sequence ATGGCAACGAGAGGCCGTCCAAGAAAATTTGACCGGGAAGAGGCTCTTGAACGGGCGATGCGTGTTTTCTGGTCGAAGACCTACGAGGGAACATCGCTGAGCGATCTGACATCGGCCATGGGAATAAACACACCCAGCCTTTACGCTGCCTTCGGCAGCAAGCAGGAGCTTTTCCGCGAAGCCCTGGCTCACTACGTCGAGAACTATCACAACGGTATCTGGACCGGTTTGGACGAGGCCCCCTCAATTTTCGATGCGGTCCGGTTCTTCCTGACACGCTCTGCAGAAGCCTATTGCATGACCGGACAACCACCTGGCTGCATGGTCGTACTGGGAGCTCAACACAGTTGCACCGAGGACCAGTCCGTTCCGGCGGGCTTGAGTAAGATGCGGAAGAACAATCTTCTCCAACTGCAGGCACGCATCGAGCAGGCAAAGGAGGAAGGTGAACTTCCCGGTGACTTCGATACCGCAGCCGCGGCAACGATGCTCTTCTCGATGCAAACGGGAATGTCGGTTCTGGCCCGTGATGGCGTGTGCGAGGACGCCTTGCTTGCTGCAGCCGACCAATGTGTCGAGGCTTTCAGGGCAATGGCAAACCGGCCCCGATAA
- a CDS encoding GFA family protein, whose product MSGEGTAPKVELPITGSCHCGAVYYEMKTPPRQAVECNCSICRRLGTVWGHGEAGDIEIKAAPGATLSYVWGDKGLAFHTCSTCGCTTHWQSLSAEFPDRLAVNLRLAPPGTIEAIGLRHFDGADSWTFLD is encoded by the coding sequence ATGAGCGGTGAGGGGACAGCGCCGAAAGTTGAGCTGCCCATCACCGGTTCCTGCCATTGCGGGGCGGTGTATTACGAAATGAAGACACCGCCTCGACAAGCCGTCGAATGCAACTGCTCCATCTGCCGCCGACTGGGCACCGTCTGGGGGCATGGCGAAGCTGGCGATATCGAGATCAAGGCGGCCCCCGGAGCAACACTCAGCTACGTCTGGGGCGACAAGGGACTGGCTTTCCACACCTGCAGCACTTGCGGCTGCACCACCCACTGGCAAAGCCTGTCGGCTGAGTTTCCCGATCGGTTGGCAGTCAACCTCCGGCTAGCGCCTCCTGGAACCATCGAGGCCATCGGGCTGCGTCACTTCGATGGCGCGGATAGCTGGACCTTTCTGGACTGA
- a CDS encoding amino acid ABC transporter permease yields the protein MSNLRFFEIYRNPEYLWLLAKGALISAALTIGGGILGFLLAVLLAAVRHYRVPVLAQLAAAYVEFIRNTPLIVQMFFVAFGLPLLLGYQWPFWAHALLALSINFSAYFAEILRAGLASLGAGQTEAADALGLPRWLSFVKVCLPQAVAAMYPSLNSQFIFLFLTTGIISEIGVTDLTWAGLFIDSRNFRSFEIFFTLTVIYLLMSLGFKTLLALLHDRLFKWKVVR from the coding sequence ATGTCCAACCTTAGATTTTTCGAGATCTACCGGAATCCGGAATATTTGTGGCTGCTCGCCAAGGGCGCATTGATCAGCGCTGCGCTGACAATCGGCGGCGGCATCCTGGGGTTTCTCCTCGCCGTGCTGCTGGCGGCAGTCCGCCACTACAGGGTGCCGGTTCTTGCCCAACTGGCGGCAGCCTATGTTGAATTCATCCGCAACACGCCATTGATCGTGCAGATGTTTTTCGTCGCCTTCGGTTTACCGCTGCTTCTTGGGTACCAATGGCCCTTCTGGGCCCATGCGCTGCTGGCACTCTCCATCAATTTTTCCGCCTATTTTGCGGAGATCCTGCGCGCGGGCCTGGCGTCCCTCGGCGCGGGGCAAACGGAAGCCGCCGATGCACTCGGTCTGCCGCGCTGGCTCAGCTTCGTGAAAGTGTGCCTGCCGCAGGCCGTTGCCGCCATGTATCCTTCGCTCAACAGCCAGTTCATCTTCCTGTTCCTGACAACCGGCATCATTTCGGAAATCGGCGTGACGGACCTGACATGGGCAGGTCTCTTCATCGACAGCCGGAATTTTCGCTCGTTCGAGATCTTCTTCACCCTGACGGTGATCTACCTGTTGATGTCGCTGGGGTTCAAAACCCTTCTGGCGCTGCTGCATGACCGGTTGTTCAAATGGAAGGTGGTTCGATGA
- a CDS encoding LysE family translocator — protein sequence MNDHLASLFLALGIFSLGFISIGPNILAIIGTSMERGRKSGTQLALGVGAGSGLWATFTVAGLTALIAAYAQAVTVLKIFGAAYLLWLAFKAFRAASRPANAMHVTGARGRNLFLQGLAIQMTNPKAALHWIAIVGIGLGADTPLWGGLLLIGLSTAISIIGHVAYAVTFSSAPVIRFYRRSQRWISATLGVFFSFAAYKLATFRP from the coding sequence ATGAACGATCATCTTGCGAGCCTTTTTCTGGCTCTCGGCATCTTCTCTCTTGGTTTCATCAGCATTGGACCAAACATCCTCGCCATCATCGGGACGTCGATGGAACGTGGTCGCAAGTCCGGCACCCAGCTCGCGTTGGGTGTAGGCGCAGGCTCCGGTCTATGGGCAACCTTCACGGTTGCCGGACTGACTGCACTGATTGCCGCTTATGCCCAGGCCGTTACCGTTCTGAAGATTTTCGGGGCGGCCTACCTGTTGTGGTTGGCATTCAAGGCATTCCGTGCGGCTTCAAGGCCGGCCAACGCAATGCATGTGACCGGTGCAAGGGGACGCAATCTGTTCCTGCAGGGGCTCGCTATACAGATGACCAACCCGAAGGCGGCACTGCATTGGATCGCGATTGTCGGGATAGGCCTGGGCGCTGATACGCCGCTATGGGGCGGTCTGCTGCTGATTGGCCTGAGTACGGCAATTTCCATCATCGGGCATGTCGCCTATGCAGTAACGTTTTCAAGCGCACCCGTCATCCGCTTCTATCGGCGCAGTCAGCGCTGGATAAGTGCAACGCTGGGCGTCTTCTTCTCCTTCGCAGCCTACAAACTGGCTACATTCCGGCCTTGA
- a CDS encoding SDR family oxidoreductase, translating to MTLIGKTAFVTGGSRGIGAAIARKLAEDGADVAISYASNEDAAAGTVAAIEKTGRKALAIRADNSKANELQGAINKAASTFGKIDILVNNAGVFLVGPVDQLSLEDFDTSLAVNLRAVFVASKAAVTHMPDGGRIISIGSNLAAQAPMAGLVAYSATKAGVTGLTHALARDLGSRRITVNAVHPGSTDTDMNPADGPFADGQRALMARQAYAQPEEIANVVAFLASDAAQSVTGADWLIDNGANA from the coding sequence ATGACATTGATTGGAAAAACAGCCTTCGTGACAGGGGGAAGCCGGGGCATCGGTGCAGCAATCGCCCGCAAGCTCGCCGAGGATGGAGCTGATGTAGCGATCAGTTATGCATCAAACGAGGACGCGGCCGCAGGGACGGTTGCGGCGATCGAAAAGACGGGCCGCAAGGCACTGGCCATTCGTGCCGACAACAGCAAGGCCAATGAGTTGCAGGGCGCGATCAACAAGGCTGCATCCACCTTCGGAAAGATCGATATTCTGGTGAACAACGCCGGCGTCTTTCTCGTTGGCCCGGTCGACCAACTGTCCCTGGAGGACTTCGACACATCCCTGGCAGTCAATCTTCGTGCTGTGTTCGTTGCATCAAAAGCCGCGGTCACGCACATGCCGGACGGAGGCAGGATCATCTCGATCGGCAGTAATCTTGCAGCTCAGGCGCCCATGGCCGGACTGGTGGCCTATAGCGCAACCAAGGCAGGTGTCACCGGATTGACCCATGCGCTTGCGCGTGATCTCGGCTCCCGGCGGATAACGGTAAACGCCGTGCATCCGGGCTCCACAGATACGGACATGAACCCTGCCGACGGTCCGTTTGCCGACGGGCAACGGGCCCTCATGGCACGGCAAGCCTATGCACAGCCTGAAGAAATTGCCAATGTTGTCGCTTTTCTCGCCTCGGACGCTGCACAGTCTGTTACAGGAGCAGACTGGTTGATCGACAATGGTGCCAACGCTTGA
- a CDS encoding VOC family protein translates to MSSAFLEHVNVTVSDPEATAKRLESWFGWKVRWKGASLGGGTTYHIGNETSYVAAYSPPGTTSKVAGDSYSHHGGLNHIAVVVDDIDATEAVIKADGYHTHNHGDYEPGRRFYFDDDDGIEFEVVSYKK, encoded by the coding sequence ATGAGCAGTGCATTCCTGGAACATGTGAACGTCACGGTCAGTGACCCGGAAGCGACCGCCAAACGTCTGGAAAGCTGGTTCGGCTGGAAGGTTCGCTGGAAAGGTGCAAGCCTTGGCGGCGGCACGACGTATCACATCGGCAACGAAACCAGCTACGTGGCGGCCTATTCACCGCCTGGTACAACCAGCAAGGTTGCCGGAGACAGCTACAGCCACCACGGTGGGCTCAACCACATCGCGGTCGTCGTCGACGACATCGACGCAACCGAAGCAGTGATCAAGGCCGATGGCTATCACACGCACAATCACGGCGACTACGAGCCGGGTCGCAGGTTCTATTTCGACGATGACGATGGCATCGAGTTTGAAGTGGTCAGCTACAAGAAGTGA
- a CDS encoding transporter substrate-binding domain-containing protein — translation MLKKILGLTGLAVSAALMIASPASAELKDILEAGKIKIATPENFPPFGSLGSEGEYEGYDIDVAKMIAEDLGVELELVPVTSKQRIPFLETDKADLVIATLGANPERAKSIWFSHAYAPFFSGAFAKPDVAVSTIADFSGKKIAVTSGTLEDLAITADAPEDAEIIRFGDNAATIAAYVSGQADVIVTGNMVALGISNDNPDFNLENKFIIANSPSFIGVKTGNIDLLQWVNVFVLHKKLNGKLGELSEKWLKTPLPPLPAL, via the coding sequence ATGTTGAAAAAAATTTTGGGGCTGACAGGCTTGGCAGTTTCTGCCGCATTGATGATTGCTAGTCCTGCATCTGCAGAGCTGAAGGACATTCTGGAAGCCGGCAAGATCAAGATCGCTACGCCGGAGAATTTTCCGCCTTTTGGCTCGCTGGGCAGCGAAGGCGAATATGAAGGCTACGATATCGACGTCGCAAAGATGATCGCGGAAGACCTTGGCGTGGAGCTGGAGCTGGTGCCCGTCACTTCCAAGCAGCGCATTCCGTTTCTGGAAACCGACAAGGCTGATCTCGTGATTGCAACACTCGGTGCCAATCCGGAACGCGCAAAGTCGATCTGGTTCTCTCACGCCTATGCTCCGTTCTTTTCCGGAGCCTTTGCCAAGCCTGACGTGGCCGTATCCACCATCGCGGATTTTTCCGGCAAGAAAATAGCGGTGACCAGCGGCACACTTGAAGATCTGGCAATCACGGCGGATGCACCGGAAGATGCGGAAATCATCAGGTTTGGCGACAACGCGGCCACCATTGCGGCTTATGTTTCCGGCCAGGCCGACGTTATCGTGACCGGCAACATGGTGGCTTTGGGCATTTCCAATGACAACCCGGACTTCAATCTGGAAAACAAGTTCATCATCGCCAATTCGCCGTCTTTCATCGGTGTGAAGACGGGCAACATCGACCTTCTGCAATGGGTCAACGTTTTCGTTCTGCACAAGAAGCTGAACGGCAAGCTGGGCGAGCTGTCAGAGAAGTGGCTGAAGACGCCGTTGCCGCCTTTGCCTGCACTTTAA